TGATACATCTTGAGGAGGAATATCATATCTCATATCTTCAAATCTCTGGAGTAACCCCAACTTGTATCTCTTGATCTCAGCATGGTCCAAGGAATCAGGGGCAGCTCGGATGATTGAGATTGCCCCTGCTTGGTGTAAAGCTCCAAGAGCTTGATCTGCAGTAAATAGAAAATAGATTAGACAACCAAAAGGAATAAGAGAAAACTGACTGGTAAAATAACAATTGCAGCATCAGTTTAGGTGACATTGAACTTTTGCATAAATCATCGGGTTAAGTGTGTAATTAACATATTTTCTGAGATCCAAGTAAAATACTGAGAATCTGGGATAATATGTTTGGCTTCGCATTTTGCTCACATGCACTTTCAAGAACTGCGTGTACAAACTCAGTCAAAACTGCCACCAATGAGTTATGCTAATAGTGATAGAACTATTCTCAGCAAGCCAGCAACTATATTGGTTCTGTACGGGGAATACAATGAGGTACGCCTTGTACATGAAAAGATTTTAAAGCCACAATTTGCTGGAAATCTGTTAGTCCATTCAGTATAAACAGAAACTGAACACATTTCAATGTACAACCAGCAATAGTGTACTACAAGGGAATGGAAAAATTTCAGGCATAGGGCACATGCAATATCAAGACTATCAGCACATTGAGCTCTCGTTAATCTGACCTGATTGTGAAATAGCTGAAAGAGCTTTCAAAGCTTCCTTCCTTGTTTTGTCATCTTTAGCATTCCCCAACATATTTATAAGTTCCTGAGCTCCACCCATCTCCACTATTTTCATCCTCCTTTCATCTACAATCCAACAGACAAAAAAACATATTTACACTTGATCAATACTGAAAGCGTGATCCTCAAACTTCATCCCAAACCCAACAAGCTTGATATGCTATCAACTCAACGAATCCTAGTACAAACATCAAACATAGTGCAACCCAAACAAAGACAGTTTTGAAGATCCGAGAAATAATCACCTATAGCATTTTAAGTTTCTATTCATTAACAGATCATACCAACTGAATTCAACCCAAAATTATAAAAAGAACAGAATAAAGCTACTACACCTACCATCAACCGCAAACTGAGCTAATCTAGAAGCTCCCATCCTCTTAAACAAAGGATCCTTCACTTGCAAAAGCGACAACGACTGTTGCAACAGATTTTCCCCTGCAAAATGCATTACATCACAAGAACAATGTCAACCAAAAACCGCATACCGCTAGAATCAAACAAAACCACCACACAAAGAAACATCAAAATTAGT
Above is a window of Fragaria vesca subsp. vesca linkage group LG7, FraVesHawaii_1.0, whole genome shotgun sequence DNA encoding:
- the LOC101296238 gene encoding uncharacterized protein LOC101296238, translated to MRALATKLSTCAKHYCTRNPIRHGQPRNFSSFNARDELSLEQEADRKIGWLLKLLFAGTATAVAYNIMPYMGENLLQQSLSLLQVKDPLFKRMGASRLAQFAVDDERRMKIVEMGGAQELINMLGNAKDDKTRKEALKALSAISQSDQALGALHQAGAISIIRAAPDSLDHAEIKRYKLGLLQRFEDMRYDIPPQDVSTS